The genomic region TTCATAACCTAAACATCCAGCCCAAAAGCTAATAGCCCTTAGCTTCCTAAACCACCACAACCCCCTAAAACACAACCACCTAGAAACCATCGTAACTACTGGTGTCCTTTGTGAACCTCTGTGGTAAAAATAATAGCTCTGTGCCCTCTGTGGTTAAACCTAACTATGCGGTCAATTATCAATCATATCCCTACCAGCTTGAGGGCGAAATACGAAATCGCCGCGCCAACCGCGGCGACGGGTATGGTCAATACCCAAGCGGTTAGAATATTTAACACTACTTCTTTATTCAAGACGCCAGTACCACCTGCCATGACCGTGCCCACGATGCTCGACGATATGACGTGCGTCGTGCTGATGGGCGCGCCTATGTGAGAGCCGACCGCTATGGTGAGCGCGGTGGCGGTCTCGGCGGCGAAGCCCTGGGACGGCGAAAGTTCCTCCTTTCCGATGCGCTCGCCAAGTGTCCTGATAATCCTCCACCCTCCCATGGCCGTGCCCAGGCCTATGGCTGCGGCGCAGGCGACCACGATCCACGGCTCTATGACAGGCGTGCTATTATAGGTCACCGCCACGAACATGGCGATTATCCCCATCGTCTTCTGGGCGTCGTTTGAGCCGTGGGTCAGGGATACGGCGGCCGATGAGAGCACCTGTATCCTCTTAAAGATGGAGTGCGCCCTCTCGCGGCTCATCCTTGATATTATGAACCTGCCTATGAGGTACATGAAGGCCAGGCCCAGGGCTATGCCCACGACCGGCGATATGAACAGGGCGAGAACGATGTTGGTAAGGCCCCCCAACTTAACGCCCGATATGCCTATTGCGGCCAGGCCGCTGCCCACCAGTCCCCCTATCAGGGCGTGGGAAGAGCTCACGGGGAGGCCGTAGTACCAGGTTATAAGGTCCCAGATGATGGCGCCCATGAGGCCGGCTATGACGATGGCTATCGTAAGCCTTTCCGGGGGGATTATGCTCGTGGCGATGACCTTTGCCACCGCGGTGCCCAGCAGGAAGGGGCCCACCATGTTCATGAGAGCGCACATGCCAATGGCCACCTGTGGAGGCAGGGCCTTCGTATATATGACCGTGGCGACGGCGTTCGCAGTGTCGTGGAAGCCGTTCATAACGTCGAATAGAAGGGCCACTATTATAGCTATGACCATTAGCAGGAATGGGTCCATCGCTCAAGCCACCAGAGACTAATGAACCAGGTTTATGGCATAGGATAAATTGTTTGCTATATATTTCTATATAGTCTATATATTAAATCATTAATGAAAAATCATTATAGCTGTGAGCGTTTCGTCTTCTTGGGCCCTGGCCAGTCAGCCTGAATTTTATGATTATATAGCGGAAAGACGCAAACTAGTTATCCAGGTAGGAGGCTGTCTATATTAATGCACGAGCTAGTCGTTGAGAATGCACGGGTGCTCTTCGAGGATGTGGTGACATGCTCGATAGGCGTGGACGAGGGCAGGATAACGAGGATAGCAAAGATACTCAAGGGCGAGCGGAGGTATGATGCACATGGGCTGCTCGCCCTGCCTGGAATAATCGATTCTCATGTGCATTTCCGCGACATGGGCCAGGAGGAGAAGGAGGACTGGCTTTCCGGGAGTAAGTCTGCCATCTATGGCGGAGTGACCATGGTCGTCGACATGCCTAACACAGACCCCCCCACGTTCGATGAGGAAGCCTTCCAGGATAAGCTGGCAGTTGCCCGGAACCGCTCCATGGTGGACTTCGCCATCAACGCCGGCGTGTCTAGTAACCTTAAAGAGCTTTCAGCCATGTGGAGGCGGGGCGCCCTCGCCTTCGGCGAGATATTCATGGCGAAGAGCACTGGAGGCTATAGCGTGGATGGCCCCACGCTCAAGGCCGCGCTCCTCGAGATAAAAGGGATGGGCGCCACAGCGAGCATCCACGCCGAGGATGAGGAGCTAAGCTCGCAGAGGGCTAAAGAGCTGATAAATGACAATGGCGAGGACGTCTACTCGCGCATGAGGCCCCCTGAATCCGAGGCCAGCGCCGTACAGGAGGCCATAAGGCTGGGGCAGGAGACGGGTGCGGCCATACACATCACCCATGTCAGCACCTCCAGGGCGGTGGAGCTCATCAGAAGAGAGCCTGTAACCTGCGACGTGACGCCCCATCACCTTTTATTAAACATGCATCATTGGGGTAAGCTAAAGGCCTATGCTAAGATGAACCCGCCATTGCGGCCTAAAAGGGACGTTGAGGCGCTCTGGGAAGCGGTCAGGGATGGCACAATAGACGTGCTCGCATCTGACCACGCCCCGCACACGAAAGACGAGAAGGCGGCGGACGTTAAGGCAGCCCCCGCCGGCGTGCCCGGCGTAGAGACGATGGTGCCGCTTATGCTCAAGGAGGTCGCAGATGGAAGGATATCCCTGCAAAGGCTCATCGACATGACGTCCGCCAACCCCGCGAGGATATTTGGAATACCTGGCAAGGGCCGGATCGAGGAGGGCTGCGATGCTGACATGGCATTCTTCGACATCGGCGCCCGCAGGGTCATTCATGGCCACGAGCTCCACAGCAAGGCCGGGTGGACGCCCTTCGAGGGCTTCGAGGGCATCTTCCCCGTGGCGGTGATGCAGCGTGGCGAGCTCCTCCTGGAAGGGAAGGAGTTCTATGGCAGGCGGGGGGCAGGCAGGTTCATAAGAGGGAAGGGCTATACAAGAGGCCTGCAAAATATACAATAAGTCAAAAGCTTTATAAGGCGCAAAAAGAGATAATATGCTGCTCTCCACGAGGACGGGCGTGAGCACATCAGCCAATGATCCCGTGATCGCCCGTGCATGAGGGGAGCTAAAGTTACCGTGTTGTAAGGTCCTTGCCCGAGTTAATGGGACTCCCTATCTGTGAGGGACAAGACAACCTCAACGCGGCATAGCGCCCCGGTCACGGGGTTTACCGGGAAGGACGGCGAGGCGCCTCATTAGGATGATATCCCGGAGTTAGTGACGCGGGGATACCTATCATATTTTTGACGATTAACTTTAAGGGGCATCAAAGACTATCATCTTTCTACCACGGTCGGTGGACGATTTTGGAAAGCGAAGGAGCGGCAAGCGATAAGGTAGAGAGGGCGAACCAGCTAAAGAGGTCGACGGCCCGCCTGTCCATATTATCGAATACCATGCTGGTCATGATGAAGCTCGCGGTGGGCTTCGCCATAGGCTCGGTGAGCGTCATCTCTGAGGCCATCCACTCGGGGATAGACCTTGTGGCCGCACTCATAGCATATTTCTCGGTGAAGAAGTCCGGGGAGCCTCCGGACGAGGGCCACCAGTTCGGGCACGGGAAGTTCGAGGACTTCTCGGGCCTCATCGAGGCGCTGCTGATATTCATCGCGGCCATACTAATAATAAGGGAGGCGGCCCTGAAGCTGATGGGCCAGGGCGAAGGGCTTGACATAAGCCTGCTAGCCGCGGGAATAGCGGTCATGCTAGTCTCCGCACTGGCGAACTGGTACGTATCCAGCAGGCTCATGAAGGCGGCGAAGGCCACCGAGTCGATCGCCCTCGAGGCCGACGCCTGGCACCTGCGCACCGACGTGTACACGTCTTTGGGCATATTCGCCGGGCTTGTATTGATTAACCTCACCGGCTGGAAGTTCCTGGACCCGCTCTTCGCCATCGCGGTTGCGCTTTTCATCATGAAAGCCGCATACGACCTCACCAGAAGGGCGACGTCTGACCTCGTGGACACCAGGCTT from Methanocella conradii HZ254 harbors:
- a CDS encoding inorganic phosphate transporter gives rise to the protein MDPFLLMVIAIIVALLFDVMNGFHDTANAVATVIYTKALPPQVAIGMCALMNMVGPFLLGTAVAKVIATSIIPPERLTIAIVIAGLMGAIIWDLITWYYGLPVSSSHALIGGLVGSGLAAIGISGVKLGGLTNIVLALFISPVVGIALGLAFMYLIGRFIISRMSRERAHSIFKRIQVLSSAAVSLTHGSNDAQKTMGIIAMFVAVTYNSTPVIEPWIVVACAAAIGLGTAMGGWRIIRTLGERIGKEELSPSQGFAAETATALTIAVGSHIGAPISTTHVISSSIVGTVMAGGTGVLNKEVVLNILTAWVLTIPVAAVGAAISYFALKLVGI
- a CDS encoding cation diffusion facilitator family transporter; the encoded protein is MESEGAASDKVERANQLKRSTARLSILSNTMLVMMKLAVGFAIGSVSVISEAIHSGIDLVAALIAYFSVKKSGEPPDEGHQFGHGKFEDFSGLIEALLIFIAAILIIREAALKLMGQGEGLDISLLAAGIAVMLVSALANWYVSSRLMKAAKATESIALEADAWHLRTDVYTSLGIFAGLVLINLTGWKFLDPLFAIAVALFIMKAAYDLTRRATSDLVDTRLPEAEEERIKSILSEHYLQYAGFHELRTRKSGSDRFMDLHLVVPRNQTVSDAHHLSDHLEADLREEFPRSSITIHFEPCDGECDKCECNSTCKSRNGS
- a CDS encoding dihydroorotase codes for the protein MHELVVENARVLFEDVVTCSIGVDEGRITRIAKILKGERRYDAHGLLALPGIIDSHVHFRDMGQEEKEDWLSGSKSAIYGGVTMVVDMPNTDPPTFDEEAFQDKLAVARNRSMVDFAINAGVSSNLKELSAMWRRGALAFGEIFMAKSTGGYSVDGPTLKAALLEIKGMGATASIHAEDEELSSQRAKELINDNGEDVYSRMRPPESEASAVQEAIRLGQETGAAIHITHVSTSRAVELIRREPVTCDVTPHHLLLNMHHWGKLKAYAKMNPPLRPKRDVEALWEAVRDGTIDVLASDHAPHTKDEKAADVKAAPAGVPGVETMVPLMLKEVADGRISLQRLIDMTSANPARIFGIPGKGRIEEGCDADMAFFDIGARRVIHGHELHSKAGWTPFEGFEGIFPVAVMQRGELLLEGKEFYGRRGAGRFIRGKGYTRGLQNIQ